The Brevibacillus brevis genome contains a region encoding:
- a CDS encoding CotH kinase family protein — protein MKKKRFMLSLLAALGVVTAGCTQDASEQPVSDNPPATSQVAPTQQMNEGLIENRSVYDQDVDGSVVHLYVTVVNEENSKLETTTFTQLNLAPSGRNEKGEDLQAKVIMQEGTAEGPAQGYFGFGDTRANGTIELRGESSRRAEQKSYKIRLFDSAGYWRDQRNINLSKHKSDMTRVRQKLSFDYFEQMPNMTSLRTQFVQVKIKDLTKKNPDRDFVDYGLFTQIEQPNKTFLQAHGLDRNGNLYKAIDFEFHRYEDQIKLATDPTYDKKAFEKILEIKGSENHEKLIAMLEDLHNPAINAQDFLDKHFDRENYYTWLASNLLMGNHDTAVHNFYLYSPSNSNKWYFLPWDYDSSWGFFEEELKRSPEKGLGPWQFGLSNYWVSNLHRRIFKDPENIKALNEKVEEVSKIITKEQTEKYLKSYYPIVSKYVLQQPDLYNLPLDVSYFHKEQALLSGEPERNKKRYYERQENPMPFFMGEPRKEGDKLVFSWDHSYDLQGDDLTYDFAVSYDPAFTKIHAQAKGLTGVEYAIKDPGKGRFFWRVIVRDSKGNTQTAFDRVEPEDAIYHGVKEFVLK, from the coding sequence TTGAAGAAAAAACGATTCATGCTGAGCCTGCTCGCAGCATTGGGAGTTGTCACGGCTGGTTGTACACAGGATGCGTCAGAACAGCCAGTGTCAGACAACCCGCCAGCAACGAGTCAGGTGGCGCCAACTCAGCAGATGAACGAGGGTCTGATTGAGAATAGAAGCGTATACGATCAGGATGTTGATGGGAGCGTCGTCCATTTATATGTGACGGTAGTCAACGAAGAAAATTCGAAACTGGAGACGACCACCTTTACGCAACTCAATTTAGCTCCTAGCGGACGAAATGAAAAGGGAGAAGATCTCCAGGCCAAAGTCATTATGCAGGAAGGAACGGCGGAGGGGCCAGCTCAGGGGTACTTTGGTTTTGGCGATACGAGAGCGAACGGAACGATTGAGCTGCGGGGGGAATCGAGCCGAAGAGCGGAACAAAAATCGTACAAAATCCGTTTGTTCGACAGCGCTGGATACTGGCGGGATCAACGCAACATCAACTTAAGCAAGCACAAGTCTGACATGACGCGTGTTCGACAAAAGCTTAGCTTTGATTATTTCGAGCAGATGCCGAATATGACCAGTTTGCGGACGCAGTTCGTTCAAGTGAAAATCAAGGATTTGACCAAAAAAAATCCGGACCGGGACTTTGTTGATTACGGTTTGTTCACTCAAATTGAACAGCCGAACAAAACATTTTTGCAGGCGCATGGATTGGACCGGAACGGAAATTTGTACAAGGCAATTGATTTCGAGTTCCACCGCTACGAGGATCAAATCAAGCTGGCAACCGATCCTACCTACGACAAGAAAGCATTTGAGAAAATTTTGGAGATCAAAGGCAGCGAGAACCATGAAAAGCTCATTGCCATGCTGGAGGATCTCCACAATCCTGCGATCAATGCGCAAGACTTTTTGGACAAGCATTTTGATCGGGAGAACTATTATACCTGGCTGGCATCCAACCTGTTGATGGGGAATCACGACACCGCTGTTCACAATTTTTACTTATACAGCCCGAGCAACTCGAACAAGTGGTATTTCCTCCCGTGGGACTATGACTCATCGTGGGGATTTTTTGAAGAAGAGCTCAAGCGCAGTCCGGAAAAAGGACTCGGTCCATGGCAGTTTGGCCTCTCCAACTACTGGGTGTCGAACCTGCACCGCCGCATCTTCAAAGACCCGGAAAACATCAAGGCGCTAAACGAAAAGGTTGAGGAAGTCAGTAAGATCATTACGAAGGAGCAAACGGAAAAATACTTGAAGAGCTATTATCCGATTGTGAGCAAATACGTGCTGCAACAACCTGATTTATATAATTTGCCGTTGGATGTCTCCTATTTTCACAAGGAGCAAGCACTTCTCTCTGGTGAACCGGAGCGTAACAAAAAGAGATACTATGAACGCCAAGAGAATCCGATGCCCTTTTTTATGGGGGAGCCAAGAAAAGAAGGGGACAAGCTCGTCTTTAGTTGGGACCATTCCTATGACCTGCAAGGAGATGATCTGACCTACGACTTTGCCGTCAGCTACGATCCTGCTTTTACGAAGATACATGCGCAGGCGAAGGGGCTGACAGGGGTTGAATACGCGATAAAAGATCCGGGAAAAGGCCGCTTTTTTTGGCGCGTGATTGTAAGGGACAGCAAAGGGAATACACAGACGGCATTTGACAGGGTCGAGCCGGAGGATGCGATTTATCATGGGGTGAAGGAGTTCGTATTGAAATGA
- the pelG gene encoding exopolysaccharide Pel transporter PelG — protein sequence MAGIGFELKKMFRNKGYLSSVKAYAFSSLVTVGPMLICMVMITVLQQILLQLNVSYLERMSFLAAVVYAFVFSLLITCGFSMVISRYIADKIYLREYNDIISSLYGVIAVCLGLGGILGVAFYWLAPLSSGFKLVAYLLFVELIVVWLQSAYLSALKDYMRIIRGYLAAVAVTLLAAFLLLNLTEAEIGIAMLISLDLGFFTMIVLSMIHLESYFPKRERNYFDFLKYVKKYPSLLGVGLFCSLGFYVHHFIYWLGSPLQEVVADTYVIAPFYDVPAFYASLSILPTMVMFVVSVETAFYEKYRAYYGTILGTGSVQDIKRAKTDMVQTLMQELSFMMEVQLFFSFVALALGITLLPHIGFTSDQIERYNILVIAGYLYAVMFVIVLMLLYFDDRKGALAVTTLFLVSTVLITIAMLPLQNYGFSFFIASFLALVAGLSRLIYYLKNIDYYTYCLQPLFVKGKRME from the coding sequence ATGGCGGGCATTGGCTTTGAACTGAAGAAAATGTTTCGGAATAAAGGGTATTTGTCCAGTGTGAAGGCGTATGCATTTTCTTCGTTGGTCACAGTCGGACCGATGCTGATTTGTATGGTAATGATTACGGTGCTACAGCAAATCCTTCTTCAATTGAATGTCAGCTATTTGGAGCGAATGTCATTTCTAGCTGCAGTCGTTTATGCATTTGTGTTTTCGCTGTTGATTACCTGCGGCTTTTCCATGGTCATTTCTCGGTATATTGCGGACAAAATTTACTTGCGTGAGTACAACGACATTATTTCTTCCTTGTATGGAGTTATCGCTGTTTGCCTGGGCTTGGGGGGAATTCTCGGCGTTGCTTTTTACTGGCTCGCTCCTTTGTCGTCTGGCTTTAAGCTCGTAGCCTACCTTCTTTTTGTGGAACTGATCGTCGTATGGCTGCAATCTGCTTACTTGTCTGCATTAAAGGATTACATGCGCATCATTCGCGGGTATTTGGCGGCTGTTGCCGTTACGCTTCTGGCTGCGTTTCTGCTGTTGAATCTGACTGAAGCGGAAATAGGAATCGCGATGCTGATTTCTTTGGATCTTGGCTTCTTTACGATGATCGTTCTGTCCATGATTCATCTGGAGAGCTATTTCCCCAAACGGGAGAGGAACTACTTTGATTTCCTAAAGTACGTGAAAAAATACCCAAGTCTGCTAGGTGTGGGTCTTTTTTGCTCTCTCGGCTTCTATGTGCACCATTTTATTTACTGGCTGGGAAGTCCGCTGCAGGAGGTCGTTGCGGATACTTACGTGATTGCGCCTTTTTATGACGTGCCTGCGTTCTACGCCTCCTTGAGCATATTGCCTACGATGGTCATGTTTGTTGTATCTGTGGAGACAGCTTTTTACGAGAAGTATCGAGCGTATTACGGAACAATATTGGGCACAGGCTCGGTCCAGGATATCAAGCGGGCAAAAACAGACATGGTCCAAACATTGATGCAGGAGCTCAGCTTCATGATGGAAGTGCAGCTGTTCTTTTCCTTCGTCGCACTGGCTCTGGGAATTACGCTGCTCCCGCACATCGGTTTTACGTCCGATCAGATTGAGCGGTATAACATTCTGGTCATCGCGGGATACTTGTACGCTGTTATGTTTGTAATCGTGCTGATGCTGCTCTATTTTGACGATCGGAAGGGAGCGCTTGCGGTGACAACCTTATTTCTCGTCAGTACGGTTCTCATCACCATAGCGATGCTGCCTCTTCAGAACTACGGCTTTTCATTTTTTATTGCTTCGTTTCTTGCACTGGTAGCCGGTCTCAGCAGGCTAATTTATTACTTGAAAAATATCGATTATTACACCTACTGTCTACAGCCACTCTTTGTCAAAGGAAAGCGAATGGAATAG
- the pelF gene encoding GT4 family glycosyltransferase PelF, with the protein MKICLIAEGSYPYITGGVSSWIHSLIASMPEHEFIIYAIGAEEKNRGKYVYQLPANVVEIKEVFLDAYLKEEAAPGKRLGLTEDEQRALLSLLDGTKGDWPALFSVLSGSKVPSVAELLTSKDFFEVIQRLCEQKYPQIPFTEMIWMIRSMVLPLCLVIQNGMPQADLYHSVCTGYGGVAGSLGKYLHAKPFLLTEHGIYTREREEEIIKANWIKGHFKDIWIDYFHNLSACAYSYADEVVTLFERNKEIQIELGCDPSKVSVIPNGVKVSDYADIVEEQNNDAITIGAVVRVVPIKDIKTMLQSFGLVKEQVPHARFVIMGPTDEDEEYYTECLQLVDSLQLEDVTFTGAVNVKEYLGKMDMLVLTSISEGQPLVILEGMACRKPFVTTDVGSCRELLYGNGDNYGNAGITVPVMHFTQIAQAMITLCQNEPLRRRMGRSGFQRVSAIYTHENFLAGYRNMYRKYGV; encoded by the coding sequence ATGAAAATTTGTCTGATTGCCGAAGGATCTTACCCTTATATTACGGGGGGGGTCTCTAGCTGGATTCATTCCTTAATCGCTAGCATGCCAGAGCATGAGTTTATCATTTATGCGATTGGTGCAGAAGAGAAAAACAGGGGGAAATATGTCTACCAGCTCCCCGCGAATGTGGTGGAAATCAAAGAGGTATTTCTGGATGCCTATCTCAAAGAAGAGGCCGCACCGGGCAAGCGTCTGGGTCTGACTGAGGATGAGCAGCGTGCGTTGCTTTCGTTGCTCGATGGCACCAAGGGCGACTGGCCTGCTCTTTTTTCCGTGTTGTCGGGGAGTAAGGTGCCATCTGTTGCCGAGTTGCTTACAAGCAAGGACTTTTTCGAGGTAATCCAGCGGCTTTGCGAGCAAAAATACCCGCAAATTCCTTTTACCGAAATGATCTGGATGATTCGCTCCATGGTGCTGCCGTTATGTCTGGTCATTCAGAACGGCATGCCGCAAGCAGATTTGTATCACAGTGTTTGTACGGGATATGGCGGTGTAGCAGGGAGTCTCGGAAAGTATCTGCATGCAAAGCCGTTTTTGCTGACGGAACATGGAATCTATACCCGCGAGCGGGAAGAAGAAATTATCAAGGCAAACTGGATCAAGGGTCACTTTAAAGATATTTGGATCGATTATTTTCATAATCTTTCTGCGTGTGCCTACTCCTACGCGGATGAGGTAGTCACGTTGTTTGAGCGAAACAAGGAAATCCAGATCGAGCTAGGCTGTGATCCTTCCAAAGTATCCGTGATCCCAAACGGTGTGAAAGTGAGCGACTATGCAGACATCGTGGAGGAACAAAATAACGACGCAATAACAATTGGCGCTGTCGTCCGCGTGGTACCCATCAAGGATATTAAAACAATGCTGCAAAGCTTCGGACTCGTCAAAGAACAAGTGCCACACGCACGCTTTGTCATTATGGGCCCGACGGATGAAGACGAGGAGTACTACACAGAATGCCTGCAATTGGTCGACAGCCTACAGCTTGAGGATGTTACGTTTACGGGTGCGGTCAATGTGAAAGAGTATCTCGGAAAAATGGACATGCTTGTTTTGACCAGCATCAGTGAAGGCCAACCACTCGTCATTTTGGAAGGAATGGCATGCAGAAAGCCCTTTGTCACAACGGACGTGGGAAGCTGTCGGGAATTATTGTACGGCAATGGTGACAACTATGGCAACGCAGGGATAACGGTACCCGTCATGCATTTTACCCAAATTGCCCAAGCGATGATTACGTTGTGTCAAAACGAGCCATTGAGACGGCGTATGGGCAGAAGCGGTTTCCAGAGAGTGTCGGCTATTTACACACATGAAAACTTCTTGGCGGGATATCGCAATATGTATCGGAAATACGGGGTGTAA
- a CDS encoding DUF2194 domain-containing protein, with the protein MSKSNDIPVKKNIYIILIFVAILGITIEATRSQFILQVSSNKSGGSGMHTDEPKQNAISQEEIAKLARERFLILHDSKDEGSMAIARNVEQVLRYMKKEYDLADVKQFSKPDPQYMTVIVTIENLEMLANLDTMMQYVHNGGNVFFSRTPEYNDSLYRIYRKLGINSINLPIVTNGIQMTSNLLIQGEDAKIGAESIVNSSIPVELDRDAKVHAVSAENMPLLWETRYGQGKFMVYNGTNMQSAMNRGLIAGGISLLNQDFMYPIFNMKITYIDDFPAPFRQGIEPSIYREYRKDIPSFFRDVWWPDMIKLAADYDVTYTGAIIKTYNNRVVSPFTDEEGTDSNNLITYGRDLLKLGGELGIHGYNHQSLVTDQATASHYEYKAWPDEASMAESLAYLDDYIKKVFSSYDIQVYVPPSNVLGQEGRRALKKSFPDLRVIASLYAESDSTHEYIQEFSVAEDGMVELPRITSGYSRTDIHDWYVANAITSIGVFSHFVHPDDVLDKERSNNKSWPELVKDFQLMLEELYQQYPWLRSQTASEAATSLESYLKTDVYIAHTDKKMTGYMNDFSGEMYFILRTNKKMTNLVNCTVEKIEEGTYLVHATGAKFEIGLEE; encoded by the coding sequence ATGTCTAAGTCCAACGATATTCCCGTGAAAAAAAACATCTACATCATTCTGATCTTTGTGGCGATTCTGGGGATCACCATAGAAGCTACCCGATCCCAGTTCATCCTTCAGGTGAGCAGTAATAAATCGGGCGGCTCGGGAATGCATACTGACGAGCCGAAGCAAAACGCGATCAGCCAGGAGGAAATCGCCAAGCTCGCAAGGGAGAGATTCCTCATTCTACATGATTCCAAGGATGAGGGCAGCATGGCAATCGCGAGGAATGTGGAGCAAGTACTGCGGTATATGAAAAAGGAGTATGATCTCGCAGACGTTAAGCAGTTCTCCAAGCCCGATCCCCAATACATGACGGTCATTGTCACCATAGAAAATCTGGAAATGCTAGCCAATCTGGATACGATGATGCAATATGTGCACAATGGGGGAAATGTGTTCTTTTCACGTACGCCTGAATACAATGACAGCTTGTATCGCATATACCGAAAACTAGGGATCAATTCCATCAATCTCCCTATCGTGACAAACGGCATTCAGATGACATCCAATCTCTTAATCCAAGGAGAAGATGCAAAAATCGGGGCAGAGTCCATTGTTAATTCCTCGATTCCCGTAGAGCTGGATAGGGATGCGAAGGTTCACGCTGTTTCCGCCGAGAATATGCCACTGCTATGGGAGACCCGGTATGGACAGGGAAAGTTCATGGTCTATAACGGGACGAATATGCAATCTGCAATGAACAGAGGACTGATTGCTGGTGGCATCAGTTTGCTGAATCAAGATTTCATGTACCCCATTTTCAATATGAAAATCACGTATATTGACGATTTTCCCGCTCCCTTTCGCCAGGGAATCGAGCCGAGTATTTACCGCGAGTACCGCAAAGATATTCCCAGCTTCTTCCGGGATGTGTGGTGGCCCGACATGATCAAGCTTGCTGCCGATTACGATGTGACCTACACGGGAGCTATTATCAAAACCTACAATAACCGAGTTGTCTCCCCCTTCACAGATGAGGAAGGAACGGATTCGAACAATCTGATTACGTACGGTAGGGATTTGTTGAAGTTGGGTGGCGAATTGGGCATCCACGGATACAATCATCAATCGCTGGTTACCGATCAAGCGACGGCAAGCCATTACGAGTATAAGGCTTGGCCTGATGAAGCAAGCATGGCTGAGTCACTTGCATACCTGGACGATTATATCAAGAAGGTCTTCTCTTCATATGACATACAGGTGTATGTTCCGCCTTCCAACGTGTTGGGACAGGAGGGACGTCGAGCGCTGAAAAAGTCCTTCCCTGATCTGAGAGTCATTGCCTCCTTGTATGCAGAATCAGACAGCACGCACGAATACATTCAGGAGTTTTCCGTGGCCGAAGATGGCATGGTAGAGCTGCCGCGAATTACCTCAGGATACAGTCGTACAGACATTCATGATTGGTACGTAGCGAATGCGATCACATCCATCGGTGTTTTTTCTCATTTTGTTCATCCAGACGATGTGTTGGACAAGGAGCGAAGCAATAACAAGTCGTGGCCGGAATTGGTAAAAGACTTTCAGCTCATGCTGGAAGAGCTTTACCAGCAGTATCCATGGCTGCGCAGCCAGACTGCTTCCGAAGCTGCAACAAGCCTTGAGAGCTATTTGAAGACGGATGTGTATATCGCGCATACGGATAAAAAAATGACAGGCTACATGAACGATTTCTCCGGCGAAATGTATTTCATCTTGCGGACAAACAAAAAAATGACGAACTTGGTAAATTGCACGGTAGAAAAAATAGAGGAAGGCACCTATCTCGTACATGCAACGGGTGCGAAATTTGAAATAGGACTGGAAGAGTAA
- a CDS encoding NAD-dependent epimerase/dehydratase family protein, protein MKVLVTGGYGFIGSFVAERFFKEGYKVFILDNLSSGKQRNVSIPHKAYTLDVADKKCDEVFKSNKFDVVVHLAAQVSVAASMEDPLLDSNTNILGLVNMLKLSSKYGVSKFIFASSAAVYGMNENTPLLEDSACEPVSVYGINKHIGELYCRKWMEMYGLRTVAFRLANVYGPRQSAVGEGGVISTFLTQINHGKEIVLHGDGSQTRDFIYVEDVADAIFRSVTTDDTGVMNLSTNQESSINELIDILGANQQLPGIVRREKRPGDVDKSALDNARAKRRLDWIPMYSLAEGLEKTAQWYQATNAEKEQEQESEAKKTINWLRSWDARPYIENILAFLVVIFATVGTVNSGIFDLKLIYIVLIGAIYGTKQSLLSVILACGLFIGESLHNGRDVVSLLYDANVLFHIAVYFIIGIAVGYSIDKRNRDVLSKELQRQALEEKYDFLKDIYNDVLLVKQELQQQIVNSEDSFGKIYNITKELDSLEPERVLQKSVKVLERIMKSDEIAIYTMNQNGSFLRLMAKSNKAGFDLPRSLKMSEHAYLTELMTTKKIIVNKELRHDMPLIAAPIFDKGKMLAVVTLQQLGFENFTMYTQNLFQVAVQLISSALSRSLRYLNSTQKDRYLEDTSILIPAFFSAMLKNKRDAKQQLNSDFTLLAVDSAQMDYHTLSTLVAGSLREADYMGMDEAGEVYIILSNSNEDEANIVIDRLGRLGISARITHEKDQERFSLKDGAYA, encoded by the coding sequence ATGAAGGTTTTGGTCACGGGTGGCTATGGGTTTATCGGTTCTTTTGTAGCAGAGAGATTTTTCAAAGAGGGCTACAAAGTATTTATCCTCGACAATCTCAGTTCAGGCAAGCAGCGAAACGTTTCAATTCCGCACAAGGCATACACCCTGGATGTAGCGGATAAAAAATGTGATGAAGTATTTAAAAGCAACAAGTTCGATGTTGTCGTACATTTAGCAGCCCAAGTGAGTGTGGCTGCATCTATGGAAGACCCCCTGCTGGATTCGAATACGAACATTCTTGGACTCGTGAATATGTTGAAGCTATCTAGCAAATATGGCGTGTCCAAATTTATTTTTGCGTCATCCGCTGCCGTCTACGGCATGAATGAAAATACTCCGTTACTCGAAGATTCAGCGTGTGAACCGGTATCTGTTTATGGAATAAACAAGCACATCGGCGAACTGTATTGCCGCAAATGGATGGAAATGTACGGCTTGCGAACGGTTGCCTTTCGCTTGGCGAATGTGTATGGTCCCAGACAAAGTGCAGTAGGGGAAGGCGGCGTCATCTCTACTTTTTTAACCCAGATCAACCATGGAAAAGAAATTGTTTTACACGGGGATGGCAGCCAAACGAGAGATTTTATTTATGTAGAGGATGTAGCTGACGCCATTTTCCGTTCCGTTACCACGGATGATACCGGTGTGATGAATTTGTCTACCAATCAGGAAAGCAGTATTAATGAGCTCATTGACATTCTCGGGGCGAACCAGCAGCTCCCGGGAATAGTGCGAAGGGAAAAACGCCCAGGAGACGTAGATAAGTCGGCTTTGGACAATGCGCGGGCAAAGAGAAGGCTAGATTGGATCCCGATGTATTCATTGGCGGAGGGGCTGGAAAAAACGGCGCAGTGGTATCAAGCGACCAACGCAGAGAAAGAACAAGAGCAGGAGAGCGAAGCGAAGAAAACGATCAATTGGCTCCGTTCATGGGATGCAAGGCCGTACATCGAGAACATTCTTGCTTTTCTTGTGGTGATTTTCGCCACAGTTGGAACGGTTAACAGCGGTATCTTTGATCTCAAGCTGATTTACATTGTGTTGATTGGCGCTATTTACGGAACAAAGCAATCCCTCTTGTCTGTCATCCTGGCCTGTGGACTTTTCATCGGAGAAAGCCTGCATAACGGGCGCGATGTCGTATCGCTCTTATATGACGCCAATGTTCTGTTTCATATCGCTGTCTATTTTATTATCGGGATCGCTGTCGGTTATTCCATCGACAAACGAAACAGGGACGTACTCTCGAAGGAGCTGCAAAGGCAAGCCCTTGAAGAAAAGTATGACTTTTTAAAGGACATTTACAATGATGTACTGTTGGTCAAGCAAGAATTGCAGCAGCAGATCGTGAATTCGGAAGACAGCTTCGGAAAAATCTACAACATCACCAAGGAGTTGGACAGTCTCGAGCCTGAACGCGTTTTGCAGAAATCGGTCAAGGTGCTCGAAAGAATCATGAAGTCCGATGAGATCGCGATTTATACGATGAATCAAAATGGCTCCTTCTTGCGATTGATGGCCAAATCGAATAAAGCGGGCTTTGATCTGCCACGCTCGTTGAAAATGAGTGAGCATGCTTACCTCACTGAATTAATGACAACGAAGAAGATCATCGTGAATAAAGAGCTTCGTCACGACATGCCCCTTATAGCAGCGCCTATTTTTGACAAGGGCAAAATGCTTGCGGTGGTTACATTGCAGCAGCTCGGTTTTGAAAATTTTACGATGTACACCCAAAACCTTTTCCAAGTCGCCGTTCAATTGATCTCATCCGCTTTGTCCCGTTCTCTTCGATACTTAAACTCCACACAAAAGGACCGTTACCTAGAAGATACCTCTATCCTTATTCCCGCTTTTTTTTCAGCAATGTTGAAGAACAAAAGGGACGCCAAGCAACAGTTGAATAGTGACTTTACCCTGTTGGCAGTAGATTCTGCGCAAATGGATTATCATACGCTCTCCACTCTTGTCGCGGGCTCCCTGCGTGAAGCAGATTATATGGGGATGGACGAAGCTGGAGAGGTGTATATCATCCTCTCCAATTCAAACGAGGATGAAGCCAATATCGTCATTGATCGGCTAGGTAGACTTGGTATTTCAGCCAGAATTACGCATGAAAAGGACCAGGAGCGCTTCTCACTGAAGGATGGCGCCTATGCTTAA
- a CDS encoding response regulator — translation MKSIMIVDDTAFTRLVLRNIFESLGIHVVAEAGSGEEAVRNYSLYKPSLVMMDITMPGMNGLTASRKIMDLDKDAKIIICSAVSRRDTVMKAIQAGARDFIAKPLQFERIEWAVRHVLGTE, via the coding sequence ATGAAAAGCATTATGATCGTTGATGATACAGCGTTTACTAGACTCGTGCTTCGCAATATTTTTGAGTCGTTAGGCATTCATGTAGTTGCCGAGGCTGGTTCAGGAGAAGAGGCTGTCAGAAATTACAGTTTGTATAAACCATCCCTCGTCATGATGGATATCACCATGCCAGGAATGAACGGATTGACTGCCTCCCGTAAAATCATGGATTTGGACAAGGATGCCAAGATCATTATTTGTTCAGCAGTTTCACGCCGCGATACCGTCATGAAAGCGATTCAGGCAGGAGCGCGTGACTTTATTGCCAAGCCACTACAGTTCGAGCGAATTGAATGGGCAGTCCGACATGTGTTGGGTACAGAGTAA
- the ggt gene encoding gamma-glutamyltransferase, with translation MVNYDAMEYPYASKRVTTFAKNGMVATSQPLAAQAGLDILKKGGNAVDAAIATAACLTVVEPTSNGIGGDAFALVWIKDELHGLNASGPAPQGISIEALKAKGLEEMPTYGWTPVTVPGAPAAWAALSKRFGRLPLTEVLQPAIDYAENGYPVSPTLAHYWNAAYKKFSQQCKGEEFAHWFSTFTPDGKVPKAGDIWKSPGHAETLRQIAETNAESFYRGELADKIDAFSRECDGYLRKEDLAAYEPEWVKPVSVNYRGYDVWEIPPNGQGMIGLMALNILKGFDFDAKDTTETYHKQIEAMKLAFVDGLKYITEESKMKVSKEALLSEEYAATRRALIGHDALTPEPGQPKTSGTVYLATADGEGNMVSFIQSNYMGFGSGVVVPGTGIAMQNRGHNFSLDPAHDNCLEPGKRTFHTIIPGFLTKDGKAVGPFGVMGGFMQPQGHVQVVMNTIDFHLNPQASLDAPRWQWMEGKTVELERHFPEHLAQALERRGHTIKWAQLGNYFGRGQIIWRDENGVLSGGTDMRADSSIAAW, from the coding sequence ATGGTTAATTATGACGCAATGGAATACCCATACGCATCGAAGCGTGTGACGACTTTTGCCAAGAACGGCATGGTGGCGACCTCGCAGCCACTGGCGGCACAAGCTGGTCTCGATATATTGAAAAAGGGCGGAAATGCGGTAGATGCGGCGATTGCAACGGCTGCGTGCCTGACTGTAGTAGAACCGACCTCGAACGGCATTGGGGGAGACGCATTTGCCCTCGTATGGATCAAAGACGAGCTGCATGGATTGAATGCAAGTGGGCCTGCTCCACAAGGAATCTCCATTGAGGCATTAAAAGCAAAAGGTCTGGAAGAAATGCCTACCTACGGCTGGACGCCTGTCACGGTACCAGGCGCTCCTGCTGCCTGGGCAGCCTTGTCCAAGCGTTTCGGACGTCTTCCGTTGACAGAGGTTTTGCAGCCAGCGATTGATTATGCGGAAAATGGCTATCCGGTATCGCCAACATTGGCGCATTATTGGAATGCTGCGTACAAAAAGTTTTCCCAGCAATGCAAAGGGGAAGAGTTCGCGCATTGGTTCTCCACCTTTACGCCAGATGGCAAGGTGCCAAAAGCGGGCGACATCTGGAAGTCGCCGGGTCATGCTGAGACGCTGCGTCAAATCGCGGAAACAAATGCAGAGAGCTTCTATCGCGGAGAGCTGGCAGACAAGATCGACGCGTTCTCCCGTGAGTGCGACGGCTATTTGCGCAAAGAAGACTTGGCTGCCTATGAGCCGGAATGGGTGAAGCCGGTCAGTGTCAACTACCGCGGCTATGATGTGTGGGAGATCCCGCCAAATGGGCAAGGGATGATCGGTTTGATGGCGTTGAACATTTTGAAGGGCTTTGATTTTGACGCAAAAGACACGACGGAAACGTATCACAAGCAAATCGAAGCGATGAAGCTGGCTTTTGTCGATGGATTGAAATACATCACAGAAGAGAGCAAAATGAAAGTTTCCAAGGAAGCATTGCTGTCAGAGGAATACGCTGCTACTCGCCGTGCACTGATTGGTCATGACGCCTTGACGCCAGAGCCAGGTCAGCCGAAAACGAGCGGCACAGTCTATTTGGCGACTGCTGACGGTGAGGGCAACATGGTTTCCTTTATCCAAAGCAATTACATGGGCTTTGGTTCCGGGGTCGTTGTGCCGGGGACGGGGATCGCTATGCAAAACCGCGGTCATAACTTCTCTCTGGACCCTGCTCATGACAATTGCTTGGAGCCAGGCAAAAGAACGTTTCACACCATTATCCCGGGCTTCCTGACGAAGGATGGAAAAGCTGTGGGACCATTCGGCGTAATGGGCGGCTTCATGCAGCCACAAGGCCATGTGCAGGTGGTCATGAATACCATCGACTTCCACCTCAATCCGCAAGCTTCGCTCGATGCGCCGCGCTGGCAGTGGATGGAAGGAAAAACGGTGGAGCTGGAGCGTCATTTCCCGGAGCATTTGGCACAAGCTTTGGAGCGCAGGGGCCATACGATCAAGTGGGCGCAGCTCGGCAATTACTTCGGGCGTGGTCAAATCATTTGGCGGGATGAAAATGGTGTGCTGAGCGGTGGTACGGATATGCGCGCAGACAGCAGCATTGCAGCTTGGTAA